One genomic window of Mucilaginibacter sp. SJ includes the following:
- a CDS encoding acyltransferase family protein encodes MDTSTAKSTTTIVKPARLLSLDALRGFDMFWIMSGEGVVHALAKATGWPLMVWMSGQLHHTEWNGITFYDMIFPLFLFIAGVSMPYSTGNKVAKYGVVYPYLLPSSSKGEIYRSMIRRTIILLFLGVVVNGLFKFNGLENTRFASVLGRIGLAWFFAGVIYLNFGTRGQILWFGILLFGYWAAMELIPVPGYGAGVLTMNGSLESYIDRLLLPGRLHDKVHDPEGILSTIPAIGTAMLGIFTGQFLKLESVKWPMWKKGFCLLAVGILFIGLGMLWNIAFPINKRLWTSSFVMFVGGWSLVFLSVFYLVIDVAGYKKWAFPFVLIGVNSILIYLASEGMVDFQHTANFFFGGIISHLAQSWQPVWAAISIVVVQLALLYFLYRNKIFLKI; translated from the coding sequence ATGGATACATCGACAGCTAAATCTACAACTACCATTGTAAAGCCGGCAAGGTTATTGTCGTTAGACGCCCTTCGTGGGTTTGATATGTTTTGGATCATGAGTGGGGAAGGAGTAGTGCACGCACTTGCGAAAGCTACGGGCTGGCCGCTCATGGTATGGATGTCGGGGCAGCTGCATCATACCGAATGGAATGGCATTACCTTTTATGATATGATTTTTCCCTTGTTTTTGTTTATTGCCGGCGTTTCCATGCCTTATTCAACGGGCAATAAAGTTGCTAAGTATGGGGTAGTTTATCCCTATCTGTTGCCCTCCTCATCCAAAGGCGAAATTTATCGTTCCATGATCAGGCGTACCATTATCCTGTTATTTTTAGGGGTGGTTGTTAACGGCTTGTTTAAGTTTAACGGATTGGAGAATACCCGCTTTGCAAGTGTGCTGGGGCGTATTGGATTGGCCTGGTTTTTTGCAGGTGTAATTTATCTGAATTTCGGTACCCGGGGGCAAATTTTATGGTTTGGTATTTTGCTGTTTGGCTATTGGGCAGCAATGGAACTAATCCCGGTTCCGGGTTACGGGGCAGGGGTTTTAACAATGAATGGCAGCCTGGAATCTTATATTGATCGTTTATTACTTCCCGGTCGCCTGCACGATAAGGTACATGATCCAGAAGGTATATTATCTACCATTCCGGCTATTGGCACCGCCATGCTGGGGATTTTTACAGGCCAGTTCCTGAAGCTTGAATCTGTAAAATGGCCGATGTGGAAAAAGGGCTTTTGTTTATTAGCGGTCGGTATTTTATTTATCGGGTTAGGCATGCTTTGGAATATTGCTTTCCCGATAAATAAACGTTTATGGACAAGTTCGTTTGTAATGTTTGTAGGTGGCTGGAGCCTGGTTTTCCTGTCGGTATTTTACCTGGTGATAGATGTTGCCGGATATAAAAAATGGGCATTTCCTTTTGTGCTTATTGGTGTAAACTCTATCCTGATTTACCTGGCATCTGAAGGGATGGTTGATTTTCAACATACTGCTAACTTTTTCTTCGGGGGAATTATCAGTCATCTCGCTCAAAGCTGGCAACCGGTGTGGGCAGCAATATCTATTGTAGTTGTACAGCTTGCTTTGTTGTACTTCTTATACCGGAATAAGATTTTCCTGAAAATATAA
- the fbp gene encoding class 1 fructose-bisphosphatase, producing MKSVKTLGQFIIEKQADFPFAKGELSRLLRDIGIAAKIVNREISKAGLIDIIGETDSVNSHGERQKKMDVYANEQFIAALRSGGECCVVASEENDEHIRIESEISKHAKYIVAIDPLDGSSNIDVNVSVGTIFSIYRRKSTEGAATLEDVLQKGTEQVAAGYVIYGSSTMLVYTTGKGVNGFTLDPSIGEFCLSHPDIKMPKDGYIYSINEGYYTHFPLGVKKYIKYCQVEDVTTSRPYTSRYTGSMIADIHRNLIKGGIFLYPTTAQYPKGKLRLVYECNPMAFIVEQAGGMASTGFERILDLDVNELHQRSAIFIGSENMVKQAEDFMLAFSSQQPSISQHKQVI from the coding sequence ATGAAAAGCGTAAAGACCTTAGGACAATTTATTATAGAGAAACAGGCAGATTTCCCTTTTGCTAAAGGCGAACTGTCAAGGCTTTTGCGGGATATTGGCATTGCCGCTAAAATTGTAAACCGCGAGATCAGCAAAGCCGGGCTTATTGATATCATCGGCGAAACCGACTCGGTAAATTCGCATGGTGAGCGTCAGAAAAAGATGGATGTTTATGCCAATGAGCAATTCATCGCGGCATTGCGTAGTGGCGGCGAGTGTTGCGTTGTAGCTTCAGAAGAAAATGACGAGCATATCCGGATAGAATCGGAGATTTCAAAGCATGCCAAATACATTGTTGCTATTGATCCGCTGGATGGTTCATCAAATATTGACGTAAATGTGAGCGTGGGCACTATATTTTCTATATATCGCCGTAAATCCACCGAAGGTGCTGCTACTCTGGAAGATGTGCTGCAGAAAGGTACCGAGCAGGTTGCAGCGGGGTATGTGATCTATGGTTCATCAACCATGCTGGTTTATACTACTGGCAAAGGGGTTAATGGTTTTACACTTGACCCATCGATAGGAGAGTTTTGCCTGTCGCACCCCGATATTAAAATGCCTAAGGATGGCTATATCTATTCAATAAATGAAGGGTATTACACCCATTTCCCTTTGGGTGTAAAAAAATATATTAAGTATTGCCAGGTTGAAGATGTAACTACCAGTCGCCCGTATACTTCAAGGTATACCGGATCAATGATTGCGGATATTCATCGTAACCTCATTAAAGGCGGCATCTTCCTATATCCAACCACTGCACAGTATCCAAAAGGCAAACTAAGGTTGGTTTATGAATGTAACCCAATGGCCTTTATTGTGGAGCAGGCCGGCGGTATGGCATCTACAGGTTTTGAGCGGATCCTGGATTTGGATGTTAATGAACTTCACCAGCGTTCGGCTATTTTCATTGGTTCGGAAAATATGGTTAAGCAGGCTGAGGATTTTATGCTGGCTTTTTCTTCGCAGCAGCCTTCTATAAGTCAGCATAAGCAAGTTATTTAA
- a CDS encoding alpha-N-acetylglucosaminidase, with protein sequence MVYKTKVFICVLLCGICGGMMGAKAQLHIPASYALIKRVVPGYAQNFIVQPLSENEAKDVFEVDGAKGKIILRGNNGIAVASALYYYLTEYAHCQITWNGTNLNLPAKLPIPTQKVHKTTPYQYRYYLNYCTYSYSMSWWDWKRWEKEIDWMALHGINMPLAITGQEYVWDKVYKGMGFSNKDMQDFFTGPAYFGWFYMGNIDKWDGPLPASWITSHRDLQIKILQRERELGIKPVLPAFTGHVPASFKKHFPNAKLKQTNWNNGFADTYILDSEDPLFAEIGKKFIQEQTKVYGTDHLYSADTFNENEPPSNDPKFLSELSARVYDGMKGADPKAVWVMQGWLFFSDRKFWQNEQIKALLNAVPDDHMIVLDLNTDYEPIWKRTEAFYGKPWIWNMLHNYGGNNSLFGRIEAVATQPAQALNDPKSGKMVGIGLTMEAIEQTPVLYELMTQHTWQNKPIDLDQWLPEYLFNRYGVKSKDALDAWQTLRTTVFNGKDIRDGAESIITGRPTLDSAAIWTRTRLNYNRKDLLPAWDKMITAIPACKQSSGFNYDLVDVTRQILANYGRPIQLKWIKAYHDKDEKAFDKYTAEYLNLITDMDRLLATRKDFMLGPWIADARSWGTNPNEKALYEKNARNLITLWGDANSPLHEYSCRQWSGLLNDFYKVRWQKFFDLLKGSLKTGKEPDFKQFDKSISNWEWQWVNSSKTYPVAPAGSSAAVAKQLYEKYRTNMGNDLK encoded by the coding sequence ATGGTTTATAAAACAAAGGTTTTCATTTGTGTGCTGCTGTGTGGCATATGCGGTGGAATGATGGGCGCTAAGGCACAGTTGCATATACCGGCTTCTTATGCTTTAATTAAACGGGTGGTGCCAGGTTATGCACAAAATTTTATTGTTCAACCACTTTCTGAAAATGAAGCCAAAGACGTTTTTGAGGTAGATGGCGCTAAAGGCAAAATTATATTAAGGGGCAATAATGGCATTGCGGTGGCATCAGCCTTATATTATTACCTTACCGAATACGCCCATTGCCAGATCACATGGAATGGTACAAATCTGAACCTTCCCGCAAAGTTGCCTATCCCAACCCAAAAGGTTCATAAAACTACGCCTTACCAATACCGGTATTATCTTAACTATTGTACCTATAGCTATAGCATGAGCTGGTGGGACTGGAAACGATGGGAAAAGGAAATTGACTGGATGGCCCTTCACGGCATCAATATGCCGCTGGCCATAACCGGGCAGGAGTACGTTTGGGACAAAGTTTACAAAGGCATGGGCTTTAGCAATAAAGATATGCAGGACTTTTTTACCGGTCCCGCATATTTTGGCTGGTTTTATATGGGCAATATAGATAAATGGGACGGCCCGCTGCCCGCAAGCTGGATAACCAGTCACCGGGATTTGCAGATCAAAATATTGCAGCGTGAGCGCGAACTTGGTATAAAACCGGTGCTTCCGGCGTTTACTGGTCATGTGCCGGCATCGTTTAAAAAACATTTCCCTAATGCTAAACTAAAGCAAACCAACTGGAATAACGGTTTTGCCGATACTTATATCCTGGATTCGGAAGATCCGCTATTTGCAGAGATCGGTAAAAAGTTTATACAGGAACAAACCAAGGTTTATGGCACGGATCATTTATATTCTGCCGATACTTTTAATGAGAATGAGCCTCCATCAAATGATCCTAAATTCCTTTCGGAACTAAGCGCGCGGGTTTATGATGGTATGAAAGGGGCCGATCCGAAAGCTGTTTGGGTAATGCAGGGCTGGTTGTTTTTCAGCGACCGCAAGTTCTGGCAAAATGAGCAGATCAAGGCATTGCTGAATGCCGTGCCCGATGATCATATGATAGTGCTTGACCTCAATACCGATTATGAACCGATATGGAAGCGCACCGAAGCATTTTACGGCAAACCCTGGATCTGGAATATGCTGCATAACTATGGCGGTAACAATAGCTTGTTTGGTAGGATAGAGGCCGTCGCAACCCAACCCGCGCAGGCTCTTAACGACCCTAAATCAGGAAAAATGGTGGGTATTGGTTTAACCATGGAAGCCATTGAACAAACCCCTGTGCTTTACGAGCTGATGACACAACATACCTGGCAAAATAAGCCAATTGACCTTGATCAATGGCTGCCGGAGTACTTGTTTAACCGCTATGGTGTAAAAAGCAAAGATGCGCTTGATGCCTGGCAAACACTCAGGACTACCGTTTTTAACGGAAAGGATATTCGTGATGGTGCCGAATCGATCATCACCGGCAGGCCAACGCTTGATTCGGCCGCTATATGGACACGCACCCGTTTAAACTACAACCGGAAAGACCTGCTGCCTGCCTGGGATAAAATGATTACCGCCATCCCTGCGTGCAAACAAAGCAGTGGTTTTAACTATGACCTGGTTGATGTAACGCGACAAATATTGGCTAACTACGGCAGGCCAATCCAGCTGAAATGGATCAAGGCATATCATGATAAAGATGAAAAGGCTTTTGATAAGTATACGGCCGAATACCTTAACCTGATAACCGATATGGACAGGTTGCTTGCCACCCGTAAAGATTTTATGCTGGGGCCCTGGATAGCCGATGCCCGTAGCTGGGGGACTAATCCCAACGAAAAAGCGCTTTATGAAAAAAATGCCCGTAACCTGATAACGCTTTGGGGCGATGCCAATAGTCCGCTGCATGAATACTCCTGTAGACAGTGGAGCGGTTTGCTCAATGACTTTTATAAAGTACGCTGGCAAAAATTCTTTGACTTATTGAAAGGATCACTTAAAACAGGTAAAGAGCCCGATTTTAAACAATTTGACAAATCAATAAGCAATTGGGAATGGCAATGGGTTAATTCGTCCAAAACTTACCCGGTTGCTCCTGCCGGAAGCAGCGCTGCAGTTGCAAAACAGCTTTATGAAAAATACAGGACAAACATGGGTAACGATCTTAAGTAA
- a CDS encoding TonB-dependent receptor — translation MKILSLLCFLLTPAVVFAQHGSLKGRLTAGNEPLSFATVALSGTAIGVTTNDKGYYHLKNVPAGTYTVVFSNIGYVTERYKVSVKPDEATLLNGNLQESSSKLSEVTVTGVSRKTELRSNPIPIAVMTRKEMDQNVNNNVIDAIVKGVPGVNAVTTGPNISKPFIRGLGYNRVLTLYDGVRQEGQQWGDEHGIEIDQYGIGRAEVVKGPASLTYGSDALAGVINMIPYLPVGENNILRGDYTADYHTNNGMIGTSLGLSYKKNDWRYTFRATAKAAHDYQNSIDGYVYNTGFREFNLSGMARVDKNWGYSQIAATVYDNRQEIPDGSRDSLTRQFTKQIAESSTDNIRNRPIVSNDELRSYSITPLHQRIQHYRIYTHNEFKLGEGSSISASLGLQQSIRREYNHPTLADQPGLYVVLNTLNYDLKYNLPTIGGIESTLGVNGMYQTNRSKAATDFPIPDYNLFDAGTFLFAKKTIGKVDISGGIRYDNRHIRWNDFYVGPNSKNGFEQHVKLPDTAGAHLQFPAFKHVYQGVSGSLGITYNISERLLFKANVARGYRAPNITEIGSNGLDPGAHIVYLGNRSFNPEFSLQEDLGFIAYLKDVDLIAELFNNHINNYIYQAKLTDANGNPVVIVPGNSTYQYQQSSARLYGAEFTLNVHPQNVKWLAFNNSLAYVTGINGNKQLVDESNGAAKYLPFIPPLHVRSEFKASLQKAYGAFSRIYFKAEMDAYTTQNRFYALDNTETATPGYTLFNIGTGTTIKNKLDKTICELFLQVDNLFDKAYQSNLNRLKYFEYYRSSPNGHLGIYNIGRNISFKAIFPF, via the coding sequence ATGAAAATATTATCTTTACTATGTTTTTTATTAACGCCGGCTGTGGTTTTTGCTCAGCATGGTTCCCTCAAAGGAAGATTAACAGCCGGCAATGAACCGCTTTCTTTTGCTACTGTTGCACTTTCAGGAACTGCTATCGGCGTTACTACAAATGATAAAGGCTACTACCATTTAAAAAATGTTCCGGCAGGTACATATACCGTAGTATTTTCCAATATTGGGTATGTTACCGAGCGTTATAAGGTGAGTGTAAAACCGGATGAGGCTACCTTACTGAATGGGAACCTTCAGGAAAGCAGTTCTAAATTGAGTGAAGTAACTGTGACCGGGGTTTCACGTAAAACCGAGCTACGAAGTAATCCCATACCTATTGCAGTGATGACCCGGAAAGAAATGGATCAGAATGTGAATAACAATGTTATTGATGCCATTGTAAAAGGAGTACCGGGTGTTAACGCCGTTACCACGGGGCCTAATATTTCCAAACCATTTATCAGGGGATTAGGCTATAACCGGGTGTTAACTTTGTATGACGGCGTGCGCCAGGAAGGACAGCAATGGGGTGATGAACATGGTATTGAGATAGACCAGTATGGTATCGGTCGCGCTGAAGTAGTGAAAGGCCCGGCAAGTTTAACCTATGGCTCGGATGCACTGGCAGGGGTGATCAACATGATCCCTTACTTGCCGGTTGGCGAAAACAATATTTTGAGAGGTGACTATACCGCCGATTACCATACCAATAACGGTATGATCGGCACTTCGCTGGGTTTGTCATACAAAAAGAACGATTGGAGGTATACCTTCCGGGCAACGGCAAAAGCGGCGCATGATTATCAAAACAGCATTGATGGTTATGTATACAACACCGGTTTCCGTGAGTTTAACCTATCAGGCATGGCCAGGGTTGATAAAAATTGGGGTTATTCGCAAATTGCAGCAACTGTTTATGATAACCGGCAGGAAATTCCCGATGGTAGCCGCGATTCATTAACAAGGCAGTTTACTAAGCAAATAGCAGAAAGTAGTACTGATAATATCCGGAACCGGCCAATTGTTAGTAATGACGAGTTAAGATCATACAGTATAACCCCACTGCACCAGCGTATTCAGCATTATCGCATTTACACGCACAATGAGTTTAAACTTGGCGAAGGGAGCAGTATCAGTGCTTCGCTCGGGCTGCAGCAAAGCATCCGCAGGGAATATAATCACCCTACATTGGCAGATCAGCCGGGTTTGTACGTAGTGCTTAACACACTTAATTACGATCTGAAATACAATTTACCAACTATAGGAGGTATAGAAAGTACGCTCGGTGTAAACGGGATGTACCAGACTAACCGCAGCAAGGCTGCAACGGATTTTCCCATCCCTGATTATAACCTGTTTGATGCCGGGACTTTTCTTTTCGCTAAAAAGACTATTGGGAAGGTTGATATCTCAGGTGGCATCAGGTATGATAACAGGCACATCCGCTGGAACGATTTTTATGTGGGGCCAAACTCTAAAAACGGCTTTGAGCAGCATGTGAAATTACCGGATACAGCAGGTGCTCATTTACAGTTTCCGGCTTTTAAACATGTATATCAGGGTGTTTCGGGGAGTTTGGGTATAACCTACAATATCAGCGAACGCTTATTGTTTAAGGCTAATGTTGCCCGTGGATACCGGGCGCCCAATATCACCGAAATAGGATCAAACGGGCTCGACCCCGGCGCGCATATTGTTTATTTAGGCAACCGCAGCTTTAATCCCGAATTTAGTTTACAGGAGGACCTGGGGTTCATCGCTTATCTTAAAGATGTTGACCTGATTGCTGAGCTGTTTAATAACCACATCAACAATTACATTTACCAGGCCAAACTAACCGATGCCAATGGTAATCCTGTGGTGATTGTGCCGGGTAACAGCACTTATCAATATCAGCAAAGCAGTGCCCGGTTGTATGGAGCCGAGTTCACGCTAAATGTGCATCCGCAAAATGTAAAATGGCTGGCTTTTAACAACAGCCTGGCTTATGTAACAGGAATCAACGGCAATAAACAGCTTGTTGATGAATCCAATGGGGCAGCTAAATATTTGCCATTTATTCCGCCGTTGCACGTCCGGTCGGAGTTTAAGGCGAGCTTGCAGAAAGCGTATGGTGCTTTTTCCAGGATTTACTTTAAGGCCGAAATGGATGCTTATACCACACAAAACCGCTTTTATGCTTTAGATAATACCGAAACGGCTACGCCCGGCTATACGCTGTTTAATATAGGAACCGGTACTACTATCAAAAACAAATTGGACAAAACCATCTGTGAGCTTTTTTTGCAGGTTGATAATTTGTTTGATAAAGCCTATCAATCCAACCTTAACCGTTTAAAGTATTTTGAGTATTACCGGTCGTCGCCAAACGGGCACCTGGGTATTTATAATATCGGGCGGAATATCAGTTTTAAAGCGATTTTCCCTTTTTGA